A portion of the Acidihalobacter yilgarnensis genome contains these proteins:
- a CDS encoding tyrosine-protein phosphatase translates to MPDPQPTPLSPRQRLWAYWHALVHEHGWVRILLTTNYHAVGRRAFRSGQLPPWTLVKCIRRDGLRTVVNLRGPIDTPTLALERELCAREGVKHVDLRLFSRDTHRPEALLEVKRLLAEIEYPALFHCMSGADRAGFMATLYLHWMEDVALTHTRQLRFWPFWHYRHARTGLLDHFFERYELARRISGISLEDWIRTEYRQEDIRASFRSNRWFNALVDRILRRE, encoded by the coding sequence ATGCCGGACCCGCAACCCACACCGCTCAGCCCGCGACAGCGCCTATGGGCCTACTGGCACGCATTGGTGCACGAGCATGGCTGGGTCCGTATTCTGCTGACCACCAACTACCATGCCGTCGGGCGCCGGGCCTTCCGCTCAGGGCAACTGCCACCCTGGACCCTGGTCAAGTGTATTCGGCGCGACGGCTTGCGCACGGTGGTCAACCTGCGCGGCCCCATCGATACCCCGACACTGGCACTCGAACGCGAGCTTTGCGCGCGCGAGGGCGTCAAGCATGTCGATCTGCGTCTGTTCTCGCGCGACACTCACCGCCCCGAGGCATTACTTGAGGTCAAACGACTGCTCGCCGAGATCGAATACCCGGCACTGTTTCACTGCATGTCCGGGGCCGACCGTGCCGGCTTCATGGCAACGCTATACCTGCACTGGATGGAAGACGTAGCGCTGACGCATACCCGGCAGCTTCGCTTCTGGCCATTCTGGCATTATCGCCATGCACGTACCGGCCTGCTCGACCACTTCTTCGAACGCTATGAACTGGCCCGTCGTATATCCGGCATCAGTCTGGAAGACTGGATTCGTACCGAGTATCGGCAGGAAGACATCCGTGCGAGCTTCCGCAGCAACCGCTGGTTCAATGCCCTCGTCGACCGCATTCTGCGACGTGAATAG
- a CDS encoding LysE family translocator: protein MFGIHDLGLFMLSGLLLNITPGPDTLYITSRSLQQGWRAGAMASIGVSAGCLIHTTAAAIGLSALVAASATAFAVVKILGACYLIYMGIGLMRGPVLADADQSRRLAPASLWRVFVQGCLTNALNPKVALFFLAFLPQFVAANAPHKALAFLFLGLLFNLTGTLWNLGVAVTVARLGAGLHRHRVRIWFSRILGGLLVLVGVRLIFVEPH from the coding sequence ATGTTCGGTATACACGATCTTGGGTTGTTCATGCTCTCCGGCCTGCTGCTGAACATCACGCCCGGACCGGACACGCTGTATATCACCAGTCGCAGCCTGCAACAGGGCTGGCGCGCCGGCGCGATGGCGTCGATCGGCGTCAGTGCGGGCTGTCTGATACACACGACGGCCGCGGCGATAGGCCTGTCCGCGCTGGTAGCGGCGTCCGCAACCGCCTTCGCCGTGGTCAAGATTCTGGGCGCGTGTTATCTGATCTACATGGGTATCGGGCTGATGCGAGGGCCGGTGCTGGCTGACGCCGATCAGAGCCGGCGGCTCGCGCCGGCAAGTCTATGGCGGGTATTTGTTCAAGGTTGCCTGACCAATGCACTCAATCCCAAGGTGGCCTTGTTCTTTCTGGCATTTCTGCCCCAATTCGTCGCGGCCAATGCGCCACACAAAGCGCTGGCCTTTCTATTCCTGGGACTGTTGTTCAATCTTACTGGCACGCTCTGGAATCTCGGCGTCGCGGTCACGGTCGCCCGACTGGGCGCGGGATTGCACCGACATCGCGTCAGGATCTGGTTCAGCCGCATCTTAGGCGGCCTGCTGGTGCTGGTCGGCGTCCGCCTGATTTTCGTCGAGCCGCATTGA
- a CDS encoding LpxL/LpxP family acyltransferase: protein MVEPTRPPLAPRYWAGWCLVGLIQFSHLLLPRRLRRIVGRGLGSLAWHFNRTPRRVALINLERCRPALDATAREALLREHFKLMGQGIWDYPLAWFGSRRRLEREVAIEGLEHLTAAREAGHPVILMVAHTAALDIAPPRLAMEVPMAGPYNPFGNVLADWLIGHGRSRFGNRPISRESGLRGLLRALRDGGVLYYLADEDYGRERSVFVPLFGQSKATLPIIGRLAGASGAVVLPTMTVYDAATSCYRVILDPPLADFPTGDPARDARRMNEALESQITRHPAHYLWTLKLFRTRPEGEENWY, encoded by the coding sequence GTGGTTGAGCCGACTCGGCCGCCGCTGGCGCCGCGTTACTGGGCTGGCTGGTGCCTCGTCGGCCTAATCCAGTTCAGCCATCTGCTGCTGCCGCGTCGGCTACGCCGCATCGTCGGTCGAGGATTGGGCTCACTGGCTTGGCACTTCAACCGCACCCCGCGTCGCGTCGCACTGATCAACCTGGAACGCTGCCGGCCAGCGCTCGATGCGACGGCACGCGAGGCGTTGCTGCGCGAGCATTTCAAGCTGATGGGGCAGGGGATATGGGACTACCCCTTGGCCTGGTTCGGTAGCCGTCGGCGCCTCGAACGCGAGGTTGCGATAGAAGGTTTGGAGCATTTGACGGCCGCGCGTGAGGCGGGACACCCGGTGATTCTGATGGTGGCGCATACCGCTGCGCTCGACATCGCGCCGCCACGGTTGGCTATGGAGGTGCCGATGGCCGGGCCCTACAATCCCTTCGGCAACGTGTTGGCGGATTGGCTGATCGGCCATGGGCGAAGCCGCTTCGGCAATCGCCCGATTTCCCGTGAATCCGGCCTTCGCGGGTTGTTACGCGCGCTGCGCGATGGCGGTGTGTTGTATTACCTTGCGGACGAGGACTATGGCCGCGAACGTTCCGTATTCGTCCCCTTGTTCGGCCAGAGCAAAGCCACGCTGCCGATCATCGGCCGACTTGCGGGTGCGAGCGGCGCGGTGGTGCTGCCGACGATGACGGTCTACGATGCGGCGACATCGTGTTACCGCGTGATTCTGGACCCGCCCCTCGCAGACTTTCCGACCGGCGATCCGGCACGCGATGCAAGGCGCATGAATGAGGCCCTGGAATCGCAGATTACGCGCCATCCAGCGCACTATCTTTGGACGTTGAAGCTATTTCGCACCCGCCCGGAGGGCGAGGAAAACTGGTACTGA
- a CDS encoding peroxiredoxin family protein, translating to MRKKSIMVLLGLSLLIGVSGWVSWKFAGAPSTEHSQTSARTQTSAKFHPVPAPDVSFEVAGKKASISQYAGHKIMLWLFSTWCSSCEAGLKALAKHRLELAQDGVTLIVLDNYKNDGYPGLTTDEFVQKVAPELESTSGWIFGTASKTLAETYNPKGFPDIYFLIDSKGLIQAVSGSPNVTMQKILRFAKTGQ from the coding sequence ATGCGTAAGAAATCCATCATGGTTTTATTAGGGTTGTCGCTCTTGATCGGAGTGTCGGGATGGGTCAGCTGGAAATTCGCTGGGGCGCCATCGACCGAACACTCTCAGACATCAGCACGAACCCAAACGTCGGCAAAATTCCACCCAGTGCCCGCCCCGGATGTTTCATTTGAAGTAGCGGGGAAGAAAGCATCGATCAGCCAGTACGCGGGACACAAAATCATGCTTTGGTTGTTTTCGACATGGTGTAGCAGCTGCGAGGCCGGACTCAAAGCGCTGGCCAAACACCGCCTGGAATTGGCGCAGGATGGCGTGACTTTGATCGTATTGGATAATTACAAGAACGACGGATATCCGGGTCTGACAACCGATGAATTTGTGCAAAAGGTCGCGCCTGAGCTGGAGAGCACGTCTGGCTGGATATTCGGGACAGCGAGTAAAACGCTTGCCGAGACCTACAACCCGAAAGGATTCCCTGACATCTATTTTCTGATCGACAGCAAAGGGCTGATCCAGGCAGTCAGTGGCTCCCCAAACGTCACCATGCAGAAAATTCTGAGGTTTGCGAAGACAGGCCAATAA
- a CDS encoding NUDIX domain-containing protein, with protein sequence MKWEILDKVQCFKGFYELVRYRVRHALFAGGMGKPITRELMVRGRAAAVLPYDPITDQVMLVEQFRIGAIDSPHGPWLVEIIAGLVEAGEQAEAVVRREALEEAGCALQEILPICEYYSSPGGSTERVSLFAARMESRGQGGIFGLADEGEDIRAFLVPADEAIDQMQRGLIDNAMSIIALQWLMLNREQLRANWR encoded by the coding sequence ATGAAGTGGGAAATTCTCGACAAGGTTCAGTGCTTCAAGGGGTTCTACGAGCTGGTCCGCTACCGCGTGCGCCACGCCCTGTTCGCCGGCGGCATGGGGAAACCGATCACGCGCGAGCTGATGGTCCGTGGTCGCGCGGCGGCGGTGTTGCCCTACGACCCGATCACGGATCAGGTGATGCTGGTCGAACAGTTTCGTATTGGGGCGATCGATTCGCCGCATGGCCCCTGGTTGGTTGAAATCATCGCCGGCTTGGTGGAGGCGGGTGAGCAGGCGGAGGCGGTGGTTCGGCGCGAGGCGCTCGAGGAGGCCGGCTGCGCGTTGCAGGAGATTCTGCCGATCTGCGAGTACTATTCGAGCCCCGGCGGGAGCACCGAACGGGTCAGCCTGTTCGCGGCCCGCATGGAGAGTCGCGGCCAAGGCGGTATCTTCGGTCTCGCCGATGAGGGCGAGGACATCAGAGCATTTCTCGTGCCGGCCGATGAGGCCATCGATCAGATGCAGCGGGGCTTGATCGACAATGCCATGAGCATCATCGCCCTGCAGTGGCTGATGCTCAACCGCGAGCAGCTACGCGCGAACTGGCGCTAG
- a CDS encoding MerR family transcriptional regulator, which produces MNTDGNPTWTIGRLAAAAGVHVETVRYYQRRSLLPIPSRGYGSIRRYCQEDLERLNFIRHAQQAGFSLHEIAELLALGEKRCHEIQMIAERRLKEVSVRIESLHRVEHQLSGLIDACKRGGEMDTPIDCPLYLRIRED; this is translated from the coding sequence ATGAACACGGACGGGAATCCCACGTGGACTATCGGACGGTTGGCCGCTGCTGCCGGTGTGCACGTGGAAACCGTCCGCTATTACCAGCGACGTTCCCTACTACCCATCCCGTCACGCGGTTATGGCAGTATCCGCCGTTATTGCCAAGAGGACCTTGAGCGCCTGAATTTTATCCGTCACGCGCAGCAGGCCGGATTCAGTCTGCATGAAATTGCCGAGCTGCTTGCCCTGGGAGAAAAGCGTTGTCACGAAATTCAGATGATCGCAGAAAGGCGTTTGAAAGAGGTTAGCGTGCGGATCGAATCTCTACATCGAGTAGAACACCAGCTGTCGGGATTGATCGACGCGTGCAAGCGGGGAGGAGAAATGGATACGCCGATCGATTGCCCGCTGTACCTGAGAATCAGGGAGGACTGA
- a CDS encoding rhodanese-like domain-containing protein has translation MIGLQEAVILGDYPGSTFDEGHLPGAINIVSGEIPTRSRVVGDRGGASPMRG, from the coding sequence ATGATTGGCCTGCAAGAGGCCGTGATTCTAGGCGATTATCCGGGTTCGACCTTCGACGAGGGCCATTTGCCTGGCGCCATCAACATCGTATCGGGCGAGATCCCGACACGCTCACGCGTCGTCGGAGACCGCGGCGGTGCATCGCCCATGAGGGGGTGA
- the folE gene encoding GTP cyclohydrolase I FolE, whose translation MSLTDLEANYREILATTGEPLDRDGLRDTPQRAAKAFEFLTRGYRQTLEEVVNGALFESEMDEMVLVRDVELYSLCEHHVLPFIGKAHVAYLPNGKVLGLSKIARIVDMYARRLQIQEGLTRQIAEAVQAVTGANGVGVVVEARHLCMMMRGVEKQNSSMTTSVMLGQFRSNPDTRAEFLRLIRG comes from the coding sequence ATGAGCCTGACAGATCTAGAGGCCAATTATCGGGAAATACTCGCGACCACCGGCGAGCCGCTCGACCGTGATGGACTCCGCGATACACCGCAACGCGCCGCGAAGGCCTTCGAGTTTCTGACGCGCGGCTATCGCCAAACCTTGGAGGAGGTCGTCAACGGCGCCCTGTTCGAATCCGAGATGGACGAGATGGTGCTGGTGCGCGACGTGGAGCTGTATTCTTTGTGCGAGCATCATGTGCTGCCCTTCATCGGCAAGGCGCACGTCGCCTATTTGCCCAATGGCAAGGTGCTCGGGCTATCCAAGATCGCGCGCATCGTCGATATGTACGCGCGGCGGCTACAGATACAGGAAGGTCTGACCCGCCAGATTGCCGAAGCGGTGCAAGCCGTCACCGGCGCCAACGGGGTTGGTGTGGTGGTCGAAGCCCGTCACCTGTGCATGATGATGCGCGGCGTCGAGAAACAGAATTCGAGCATGACCACCTCGGTGATGCTCGGCCAGTTCCGCAGCAACCCGGATACCCGCGCGGAATTCCTGCGGCTGATTCGGGGCTGA